One window of Candidatus Nitrospira kreftii genomic DNA carries:
- a CDS encoding hypothetical protein (conserved membrane protein of unknown function), translating into MGVSAPIPLKKIWSLAAFGCSCAALVISFLGWAQFDLPITKYVRSVTVHLPWDQLTVPWMAFTSNTGDWLGQGWRLALLSILLLALAWVFEKRVLKLAAIQSLIAHGIAAILANVLKHLIGRPRPKFVHSGDWQMAISWVSGLDSFPSGHSTASFAVATVLAKRFPVWGPLCISAAVFVALSRVLRGSHFPTDVVGGAVVGVLSGSLAAAPLKAWRTSLQDGCRHAAIGVSTAFAALWTLSHNMDDGLMGMLFVALGVVAVVGGLWLRRTYWIRKERSARSWQFMTSVCLIAYGLAAMTTSPLVLSSMGFACLAYWFEAMGQAYRSLEESSNWFVVQESALLGGVALALLILVDARGVLPFQ; encoded by the coding sequence ATGGGAGTCTCCGCTCCGATACCGCTTAAAAAGATTTGGTCTCTCGCGGCATTCGGCTGTTCTTGTGCGGCACTGGTGATCAGTTTTCTCGGCTGGGCCCAGTTTGATCTGCCGATCACCAAGTATGTGCGATCAGTCACGGTGCATCTTCCATGGGACCAACTCACCGTTCCATGGATGGCATTCACAAGCAATACCGGAGATTGGCTTGGCCAAGGGTGGCGTCTCGCTTTGCTGAGTATTCTGCTCCTTGCGCTCGCCTGGGTTTTTGAAAAGAGAGTCCTCAAGCTCGCCGCAATTCAGTCATTAATCGCTCATGGAATTGCAGCAATCCTTGCCAACGTGCTGAAACACCTCATCGGTAGGCCTCGACCGAAGTTCGTTCATTCGGGGGACTGGCAGATGGCGATATCCTGGGTGTCAGGATTGGATTCGTTTCCCTCCGGGCACAGCACAGCAAGTTTTGCTGTTGCGACTGTGCTGGCGAAGCGATTTCCCGTCTGGGGCCCGCTGTGTATCAGCGCAGCGGTTTTTGTGGCCCTTAGCCGTGTGCTTCGTGGATCGCATTTCCCGACGGATGTGGTTGGGGGCGCGGTCGTGGGTGTGCTCAGCGGGTCGCTCGCCGCCGCTCCACTCAAAGCATGGCGCACTTCATTACAGGACGGATGTCGACATGCGGCGATCGGAGTCTCGACAGCCTTCGCTGCACTCTGGACACTATCACACAACATGGATGATGGATTGATGGGCATGCTGTTTGTGGCGTTGGGTGTTGTCGCTGTCGTGGGTGGTCTCTGGCTTCGCCGAACCTATTGGATCAGGAAAGAACGGAGTGCAAGAAGCTGGCAATTCATGACCTCCGTCTGTCTGATTGCGTATGGGCTCGCGGCGATGACGACCTCTCCGCTCGTACTCTCCTCTATGGGATTTGCGTGTCTAGCCTATTGGTTCGAGGCCATGGGTCAGGCATACAGAAGCCTTGAGG
- a CDS encoding hypothetical protein (conserved exported protein of unknown function), which yields MACRKIAGVWLLALGALMSAPAFAEAADRAKETIAPTQSTERHLANIRQLTFGRKNAEAYFSFDGTKLILQSTNDWTKDAQATPLKPAASGLGCYQMYVMDLQSETLRLVSTGVGATTCGYFFPGDRRVLYSSTHAAGPNCPPQPKRDGAYRWALDDYDIYSVRIDGQQVQRLTATPGYDAEATISPNGKTIVWTSVKDGDLDLYTMNLDGTNVRRLTDDLGYDGGAFFSPDSTRLVYRAAHPTDSTEITKYKELLAQRLVEPGQLELFVINVDGSGKKQVTSNGASNFSPYFHPDGKRIIFSSNLETRGEGGRPSFHLYLVRDDGTATERITTEGHFNSFPMFSPDGKRIVWVSDRNAKAPGEFNVFLADWIP from the coding sequence ATGGCATGTCGTAAGATCGCCGGAGTATGGCTGTTAGCGCTCGGTGCGTTGATGAGTGCCCCAGCATTCGCTGAGGCGGCTGATCGCGCAAAAGAAACGATTGCCCCCACTCAGTCTACAGAACGACATTTGGCGAATATTCGTCAACTGACCTTCGGACGCAAAAACGCAGAAGCCTATTTCTCGTTCGATGGCACCAAGCTGATCCTTCAATCGACTAACGATTGGACCAAGGATGCCCAGGCGACACCGCTGAAACCAGCTGCCAGTGGGCTGGGTTGCTACCAAATGTATGTGATGGACTTGCAAAGCGAGACTTTGCGGTTGGTCAGCACCGGTGTGGGCGCGACGACATGCGGCTATTTTTTCCCTGGTGACCGACGCGTGCTCTATTCCTCCACACATGCGGCTGGTCCAAATTGCCCTCCGCAACCGAAGAGGGACGGGGCGTACCGATGGGCGCTCGACGACTATGACATCTATTCGGTCCGTATCGATGGTCAACAAGTGCAGCGGTTGACTGCCACACCAGGCTACGATGCAGAAGCGACGATCTCGCCGAATGGGAAAACGATCGTATGGACATCGGTGAAGGACGGGGATCTGGACTTGTATACGATGAATCTGGACGGCACGAACGTTCGACGCCTTACGGATGACCTGGGTTATGATGGAGGGGCCTTCTTTTCACCAGACAGCACGCGCCTGGTCTATCGAGCGGCTCATCCGACCGACTCCACAGAAATCACAAAGTACAAGGAATTGTTGGCGCAACGGCTTGTTGAACCCGGTCAGCTGGAACTTTTCGTGATCAATGTCGATGGCTCAGGCAAGAAGCAAGTCACGTCGAACGGCGCCTCAAACTTTTCTCCCTACTTTCATCCTGATGGCAAGCGCATCATCTTCTCCTCCAACCTAGAAACAAGAGGAGAAGGAGGTCGCCCCAGTTTCCACCTGTATCTAGTGCGTGACGACGGGACGGCCACGGAGCGGATCACCACCGAGGGGCATTTCAACAGTTTCCCTATGTTTTCGCCTGACGGCAAAAGGATCGTCTGGGTATCGGATCGAAATGCCAAGGCTCCTGGTGAGTTTAACGTTTTCCTAGCCGACTGGATTCCCTAA
- a CDS encoding putative Peptidase M, which translates to MCIRKRVFWQHLLSILLVILPTAEGYSAPRQNDDVISVHHNMSVTLTPATHELAATDQVDLEVNVQVKSVRFTLAQTLQVESITLGQESSSQVASFTTVQIPDSSTQRIVVMLPEEHSRKVTLVWVYRGLINDPPKEPRHLRFVTPSETAGHIGLEGVYLSGESQWYPDAEGSFSTYQVATHIPEGWTVVGSGQKVAENLTAGMVSSRWIVQERSEAFTLVANKFLTKSREWKASTTGQRVEIQTYLLSDNAELANEYLDATAQYLDAYIQILGAYPFEKFAVVENFFASGLGIPSFTLLGSGSIKRHYTQPYALGHEIVHSWIGNSVFNRDGHGNWVEGLTTYLANYYWHELVQDDRQALEQRRMMLQGYNLYVRPEGDYAVSQFFRKHDEKDNAIGYQKAAFVFHLLRREIGDEPFWRGLKTFVSQYRNQPADWESIEEVFSRESGQRLRWFFEQWVEQPGAPMVSLGDASARRVKNDGGQDIWQLTIRIQQSEKPYRITIPVRIVMEDTSEVRSVMLNPSRVNIVELVLPTAPLWVELDPEMMMFRRLARHQLPPVLNSYVTDSYKTVMRAFTDPASPLEQIVSRIEEHEPTDSQRTKVVALEGHVLPREGSVLILADADQGPAVQSVVLESCGDRAALKDTGFRIDGQSYEGPNMAVLFSCHRANVPGSVMTVLYGVTSDAVAKVARLLFYYGWHSYVIFQDGSVKKREIWPGQEDTMEVRIDGMS; encoded by the coding sequence ATGTGTATCAGGAAGCGGGTCTTCTGGCAGCACCTCCTCAGTATTCTCCTGGTCATCCTCCCCACTGCAGAGGGCTATTCAGCCCCACGTCAGAACGACGATGTTATCTCGGTTCATCACAATATGTCAGTCACGTTGACCCCGGCGACACACGAGCTGGCGGCGACGGACCAGGTCGATCTGGAGGTTAATGTCCAGGTCAAGTCCGTCAGGTTCACGCTTGCGCAGACGCTGCAGGTTGAATCGATCACGCTTGGGCAAGAAAGTTCAAGCCAGGTCGCTTCATTCACGACGGTCCAAATTCCTGATTCTTCCACACAGCGTATCGTGGTTATGCTCCCCGAGGAGCATAGCCGAAAGGTGACGTTGGTCTGGGTCTATCGCGGCCTGATCAATGATCCTCCGAAGGAACCTCGTCACTTGCGGTTTGTCACGCCCAGTGAGACGGCAGGGCATATCGGCCTGGAAGGTGTGTACTTGAGCGGTGAAAGTCAATGGTATCCAGATGCGGAGGGTTCCTTCAGCACCTATCAGGTGGCGACTCACATTCCAGAAGGGTGGACGGTGGTCGGATCAGGGCAGAAGGTTGCGGAAAACCTTACCGCTGGAATGGTCTCCTCAAGGTGGATTGTTCAGGAGCGGTCCGAAGCGTTTACGCTCGTGGCCAACAAGTTTCTGACCAAATCAAGAGAGTGGAAAGCATCAACGACGGGGCAGCGAGTCGAGATCCAGACCTATTTATTGTCGGATAATGCTGAGTTGGCGAATGAGTATCTCGATGCAACCGCACAGTACCTTGATGCGTATATTCAGATACTGGGAGCCTATCCCTTTGAGAAATTTGCGGTGGTGGAGAATTTTTTTGCGAGTGGTCTGGGCATACCGTCGTTTACCCTCCTCGGCAGCGGCAGCATCAAACGACACTATACGCAACCGTATGCTTTAGGCCACGAAATCGTGCATTCGTGGATCGGGAATTCAGTGTTCAATCGTGATGGTCACGGCAACTGGGTTGAAGGATTGACGACCTACTTGGCCAATTATTACTGGCATGAATTGGTCCAGGATGACCGCCAAGCCTTGGAGCAGAGACGAATGATGCTGCAAGGATACAACCTCTATGTGAGGCCTGAAGGCGACTATGCAGTGTCACAGTTTTTTAGGAAGCACGATGAGAAGGATAATGCCATCGGGTATCAAAAAGCAGCCTTTGTCTTTCACCTGCTTCGCCGAGAGATTGGTGATGAGCCATTTTGGAGGGGGCTGAAGACATTTGTCAGTCAGTATCGCAATCAACCGGCGGATTGGGAATCGATCGAGGAGGTCTTTTCTCGTGAAAGTGGACAACGGTTACGATGGTTTTTTGAGCAATGGGTCGAGCAGCCAGGCGCGCCCATGGTCTCGCTTGGAGACGCTAGCGCTCGCAGGGTGAAAAATGATGGAGGCCAAGATATCTGGCAACTGACCATCCGAATCCAGCAGTCGGAGAAACCCTATCGGATCACAATCCCCGTCAGGATCGTGATGGAGGACACCAGCGAAGTGAGATCGGTGATGTTGAATCCTTCTCGTGTCAATATCGTCGAGCTCGTACTGCCTACGGCACCACTATGGGTAGAACTTGACCCGGAGATGATGATGTTCCGACGGCTGGCCAGGCATCAACTGCCCCCAGTCCTGAACAGTTACGTCACCGATTCGTATAAGACGGTGATGCGGGCGTTTACTGACCCTGCATCTCCGCTGGAGCAGATCGTGTCTCGTATTGAGGAGCACGAGCCCACGGACTCACAAAGGACGAAAGTCGTTGCGCTTGAAGGCCATGTGCTTCCTCGTGAAGGCTCGGTCTTGATACTTGCTGATGCTGATCAGGGACCAGCCGTTCAATCAGTCGTGTTAGAGTCATGCGGAGACCGTGCCGCCCTCAAGGATACAGGTTTTCGAATTGATGGCCAGAGCTATGAGGGACCAAACATGGCTGTGTTGTTCTCTTGCCATCGAGCGAATGTACCGGGGAGCGTCATGACGGTTCTATATGGCGTGACTTCCGACGCGGTTGCGAAAGTGGCTCGACTCCTGTTTTATTACGGATGGCACAGTTATGTGATTTTCCAAGACGGTTCTGTGAAGAAGCGAGAGATATGGCCAGGTCAAGAGGACACCATGGAGGTACGGATTGATGGCATGTCGTAA
- a CDS encoding putative Response regulator, CheY-like, giving the protein MIKLLIVDDDQMNCDLLQNVFTRQGYHVITATSGREGLDLFRTSSPRVTLLDLRMPEMDGLTVLKEIRAINPHAPVIILGGGATEIQENQARALRATDFIRKGLSLDVLVEAVNRIMQMSAQPATTQLSSGNGEPIQQLDELVLVVDDEPLVCDLLVKFLSLRGYRALGVKDGQDALRIIDDRPPDAILLDLIMPGMAGIDLLRALREKEYPGGIIIMTGSQSEELLDEAWALGPQEILMKPVDLERLLTAIQLVLVCREC; this is encoded by the coding sequence ATGATCAAGCTCTTGATCGTAGATGACGACCAGATGAATTGCGATCTGTTGCAGAACGTGTTCACCAGACAGGGGTATCATGTGATTACGGCGACCAGTGGACGCGAAGGACTTGATCTATTTCGCACCTCTAGTCCTCGAGTGACCCTGCTAGATCTGCGAATGCCGGAGATGGATGGACTCACCGTCTTGAAGGAGATTCGAGCCATCAATCCTCATGCGCCCGTGATCATCTTAGGTGGGGGAGCGACTGAAATTCAGGAGAATCAAGCGCGAGCTCTACGCGCGACCGATTTCATCAGAAAAGGGCTGTCATTGGACGTCCTTGTTGAGGCTGTGAATCGGATCATGCAGATGTCAGCGCAGCCAGCTACTACTCAGCTTTCATCAGGAAATGGGGAACCGATTCAGCAGCTTGACGAGTTGGTCTTGGTTGTTGACGACGAGCCACTTGTGTGTGATCTCCTAGTCAAATTCTTGAGTCTTCGAGGGTATCGTGCGCTTGGCGTCAAAGATGGTCAGGATGCTCTTCGAATCATTGACGATCGGCCACCCGATGCTATTTTGCTCGACCTGATCATGCCAGGTATGGCGGGGATCGATCTGCTTCGCGCTTTGCGTGAGAAAGAATATCCTGGTGGTATCATTATCATGACCGGGAGTCAGAGCGAGGAATTACTCGACGAAGCCTGGGCATTAGGACCTCAAGAAATTCTGATGAAGCCGGTTGATCTGGAGCGACTGTTGACGGCAATCCAGCTTGTACTCGTCTGTCGCGAATGTTAA
- a CDS encoding Signal recognition particle receptor FtsY, producing MGWFQRLSEGLGKTRGVVQQSLDRFLGRAPDQELLEELESSLLAADLGARVVDRLIKQVNEETRGVDAQTPEGLRNVLSRSLYGILKTVSCPTLDQLVNEGPKPFVVLVIGVNGVGKTTTIAKIAQRMTQAGRRSLLVAGDTFRAAAIEQLQVWGARIGAEVIHQRHGADPAAVAFDGIVAAKARKADVVLIDTAGRLHTKSNLMDELRKVRRVIGQEFPGAPHEVLLVLDATLGQNALGQARQFHEAIGVTGLALTKLDGTARGGIVVAIADELKLPLRLVGVGEAADDLQDFNAEAFIAALFGQPASSL from the coding sequence ATGGGATGGTTTCAACGACTCAGTGAGGGGCTTGGTAAAACGCGTGGTGTCGTGCAGCAGTCCCTGGATCGATTTCTTGGACGTGCACCGGACCAAGAATTGCTCGAAGAGCTCGAATCTTCATTGCTCGCAGCTGATCTTGGTGCTCGGGTTGTTGATCGCTTGATCAAGCAGGTCAACGAAGAAACGAGAGGGGTTGACGCACAAACCCCGGAAGGGCTTCGGAACGTTCTCAGTCGGTCGCTCTACGGTATACTCAAAACCGTATCCTGTCCGACCCTTGATCAGCTCGTAAACGAAGGTCCAAAGCCATTTGTTGTCCTGGTCATTGGAGTCAACGGTGTCGGGAAAACGACGACCATTGCCAAGATTGCCCAACGGATGACACAAGCAGGGCGTCGATCGTTGCTGGTTGCTGGTGACACATTTCGCGCGGCCGCTATTGAACAACTCCAAGTCTGGGGAGCTCGAATCGGTGCAGAAGTTATTCATCAGCGCCACGGGGCCGATCCGGCTGCCGTTGCCTTTGACGGGATTGTTGCGGCCAAGGCTAGAAAGGCAGATGTGGTTCTGATCGACACTGCCGGCCGATTACACACCAAGTCCAATCTGATGGATGAACTACGGAAGGTGAGACGGGTGATCGGCCAGGAATTTCCCGGTGCGCCACATGAAGTGTTGTTGGTCTTGGATGCCACCCTCGGACAAAACGCACTAGGGCAAGCCCGACAGTTTCACGAAGCAATAGGGGTCACAGGACTCGCTCTGACGAAGCTGGATGGGACCGCTCGCGGCGGTATCGTTGTTGCTATTGCGGATGAACTGAAACTTCCGCTCCGTTTAGTCGGTGTAGGAGAGGCAGCCGATGACTTGCAGGACTTTAATGCCGAGGCGTTCATAGCGGCATTGTTCGGGCAGCCGGCCTCCTCCCTGTAA
- a CDS encoding Endoribonuclease YbeY: MAVYLRVSLVRHPVQRPSLIRLAQRILMAVGETKSELSLELIGDARMRRLNREYRQQDRVTDVLAFPIRETVAPQVRTPATNMLGDVVISLPTAIRQAQEAGRSVDDELATLLVHGVLHLCGYDHERSRQEAARMSRREQQVRRMISPVPRVIMCPHRRKKKVS, encoded by the coding sequence ATGGCAGTTTATCTCCGGGTGAGCCTTGTGCGGCACCCCGTCCAACGACCATCTCTTATCCGTTTAGCACAACGTATCTTGATGGCTGTAGGAGAGACGAAATCAGAATTGAGCTTGGAATTGATCGGGGATGCACGCATGCGTCGCTTGAATCGCGAGTATCGCCAACAGGATCGAGTGACTGATGTACTGGCATTCCCAATACGAGAGACCGTTGCGCCTCAGGTCAGAACCCCTGCTACGAATATGCTGGGGGACGTGGTCATTTCGTTGCCGACTGCGATTCGCCAAGCTCAGGAAGCCGGACGTTCCGTAGATGATGAACTGGCCACACTGCTGGTTCATGGCGTGCTTCATCTCTGTGGGTATGATCATGAACGTAGTCGACAAGAAGCAGCGCGAATGTCACGGCGCGAACAGCAAGTTCGCCGTATGATTTCTCCAGTGCCTCGGGTGATTATGTGTCCTCACCGACGCAAGAAGAAGGTTTCTTGA
- a CDS encoding putative enzyme with nucleoside triphosphate hydrolase domain protein produces the protein MRKLKLREGTNTAVLFGHHDRHLKLIEDELGVRLSARGEELTLDGLPDAVRQAERILLELASLTNEGITLQTDDVTHALGALRRTPEASLRDVLGQSAMVVTKKRFVGPKSPTQKSYIEAIEQHDIVIAIGPAGTGKTYLAMAMAVSALINKEVSRIILARPAVEAGEKLGFLPGDIYEKVNPYLRPLYDALFDMMDMERANRLIEKGDIEIAPLAFMRGRTLNDSFVILDEAQNATAEQMKMFLTRLGFHSKVIVTGDITQVDLPNDRVSGLIQVKEILQDIEGIAFIYFDEKDVVRHRLVQDIIKAYDRHQAVSSDSQQTREPLSSPQRQSSIVRKPTTVGSPPIGHARRPR, from the coding sequence GTGCGTAAACTCAAACTACGAGAAGGTACCAACACCGCTGTCCTATTCGGTCACCATGACCGACATCTCAAGTTGATCGAAGACGAACTGGGTGTCCGGCTATCTGCACGTGGTGAAGAGCTCACGTTGGATGGCCTCCCCGACGCTGTTCGTCAAGCCGAACGAATTCTCCTAGAACTTGCCTCCCTTACCAACGAGGGAATTACACTTCAGACCGACGACGTGACTCACGCGCTGGGTGCCTTACGCCGAACCCCCGAAGCCTCGCTCAGAGACGTGCTCGGTCAGTCGGCTATGGTTGTCACCAAGAAGCGCTTCGTCGGCCCAAAATCCCCGACTCAAAAGTCCTACATCGAAGCGATTGAGCAACACGATATCGTCATCGCCATCGGGCCGGCTGGGACTGGGAAAACATATTTGGCCATGGCTATGGCGGTGAGTGCCTTGATAAATAAAGAGGTGAGCAGAATTATTCTTGCCCGACCTGCGGTCGAAGCAGGTGAGAAGCTAGGCTTCCTGCCAGGCGACATTTACGAAAAGGTAAATCCATACCTGCGGCCGCTCTATGATGCGCTGTTTGACATGATGGACATGGAGCGGGCCAATCGGTTGATTGAGAAAGGCGATATTGAGATCGCACCTCTCGCGTTTATGCGTGGGAGAACGTTGAACGATTCCTTTGTCATTCTCGATGAAGCACAAAATGCGACGGCTGAACAGATGAAAATGTTCCTCACTCGGTTGGGATTCCATTCCAAGGTCATTGTCACCGGCGATATTACACAAGTGGACCTCCCGAATGACCGAGTGTCTGGCCTCATACAAGTCAAGGAGATTCTTCAGGATATCGAAGGCATTGCATTTATCTACTTCGATGAGAAAGATGTTGTGAGACATCGACTCGTTCAAGACATCATCAAAGCCTATGATCGCCATCAGGCTGTGAGTAGTGATTCTCAACAAACTCGCGAGCCACTCTCTTCACCACAGCGTCAGTCCTCGATTGTACGCAAGCCGACAACCGTCGGTTCACCGCCGATTGGCCATGCAAGGCGTCCTCGGTAA
- a CDS encoding hypothetical protein (conserved protein of unknown function), whose translation MSSRIYNGIQSGLLLTGIALVSACTGGEGGEATAQATRASGNRPPVIATAVIINTPLSQSAPVAVQIQAEDPERETVSFLYQWYVDNAPIASQTNATLPPEFFRRGQTVSVEIIPTDGANKGQPYRTAGIVVSNASPRVTAVSLMPQTARAGDRLEAQVEASDPDHDRVDLTYRWYRNDTVIKEGEDPILDTTGLAAPDRISVEVRASDPAGSGHSLKSEPLALGNSGPTIVSTPPPAAVQDRFDYSVQALDPDGDRLTYHLEMAPPGMVISSESGHIGWQISTDQQGTFHVKVVAKDEHGGLATQEFDVTLTRETSSAPPGA comes from the coding sequence ATGTCGAGTCGCATATACAACGGCATACAGAGTGGGTTGCTGTTAACGGGGATAGCGCTGGTTAGTGCTTGTACCGGCGGCGAGGGGGGTGAGGCGACTGCGCAAGCTACTCGTGCCTCAGGTAATCGACCGCCGGTCATAGCCACGGCCGTAATCATCAATACTCCGCTTTCCCAGTCTGCACCCGTCGCCGTGCAGATTCAGGCTGAAGACCCAGAGCGAGAAACGGTTTCTTTTCTCTATCAATGGTATGTGGATAACGCACCCATCGCGAGTCAAACGAATGCGACATTGCCCCCCGAATTTTTCAGGCGTGGGCAAACGGTGTCTGTGGAGATCATTCCGACAGACGGTGCGAACAAGGGGCAGCCATATCGAACGGCAGGCATTGTCGTCAGCAATGCCTCACCAAGGGTGACAGCCGTTTCACTCATGCCTCAGACGGCTCGAGCTGGGGATAGGCTTGAAGCACAGGTTGAGGCGAGTGACCCGGACCATGACCGTGTCGACCTCACCTATAGGTGGTATCGCAATGACACCGTCATTAAGGAGGGGGAAGATCCCATTCTCGATACAACCGGCCTTGCCGCTCCTGATAGAATCTCGGTTGAAGTGAGAGCTAGTGATCCAGCTGGCTCAGGGCATTCCTTGAAATCCGAACCGTTAGCATTAGGAAATAGTGGCCCAACGATTGTATCAACTCCTCCTCCCGCAGCTGTTCAGGATCGGTTTGATTACTCGGTACAAGCGCTTGATCCAGACGGTGATCGGTTAACCTATCACTTGGAGATGGCTCCTCCCGGTATGGTCATCAGTTCGGAATCAGGTCATATTGGGTGGCAGATCTCGACAGATCAACAGGGAACATTTCATGTCAAAGTTGTTGCGAAAGACGAGCATGGAGGTCTAGCAACTCAGGAGTTCGATGTGACTCTGACCCGTGAAACCTCATCTGCCCCGCCTGGAGCCTGA